One genomic window of Gossypium hirsutum isolate 1008001.06 chromosome D11, Gossypium_hirsutum_v2.1, whole genome shotgun sequence includes the following:
- the LOC107911371 gene encoding protein JINGUBANG — MAVDGDSPPHYNDDCSTSPFRKSPWSSHESTHLYASAVEDTNNVTPNVLMGSLVREEGHIYSLAASGDLLYTGSHSKNIRVWRNQKEFSGFKSNSGLVKTIVIAGEKIFTGHQDGKIRVWKIANKNSGVHKRVGTLPAFKDYLISSMKPSSYVEVNSNRKAVWLKHIDAISCLSLNEDKTLLYSASWDKTFKVWRVLDSKCLESVQSHDDAVNSIAAGFDGLVFTGSADGTVKIWSRELQEKGTKHIFSQTLLKQECAVTALALDLVATMVYCGSSDGVVNFWEGDNHLFHGGALRGHKLAVLCLVTAGNLVISGSADMGITVWKRSGGEHFCLSMLDGHAGPVKCLAIERDPDESIPGQERWILYSGSLDKSVKMWRISERAPPMTQWRQQSYSSSNTKHLPATLPANPAFSSQGGVGQIKE, encoded by the coding sequence ATGGCAGTCGACGGTGACTCTCCTCCGCATTACAATGACGACTGTTCAACGTCTCCTTTCAGGAAATCTCCATGGTCGTCTCACGAATCCACTCATTTATATGCTTCGGCTGTTGAAGACACCAACAACGTCACTCCTAACGTGCTCATGGGTTCGTTGGTACGTGAAGAAGGGCATATATATTCCTTGGCTGCCTCTGGGGATTTGTTATACACGGGTTCCCATAGCAAGAACATTAGAGTTTGGAGGAACCAGAAGGAGTTTTCTGGGTTTAAATCCAACAGTGGATTGGTTAAAACCATAGTCATTGCTGGAGAGAAGATCTTTACGGGTCATCAAGATGGGAAGATTCGGGTTTGGAAGATTGCTAACAAAAACTCAGGTGTTCATAAACGAGTTGGTACATTACCAGCTTTTAAAGATTATTTAATAAGCTCCATGAAGCCAAGTAGTTATGTTGAAGTGAACAGCAATCGTAAGGCCGTATGGCTCAAACACATCGATGCTATATCTTGCCTTAGTTTGAATGAAGATAAAACGTTGCTTTACTCGGCATCTTGGGATAAAACATTCAAAGTTTGGAGAGTTTTGGATTCGAAATGCTTGGAATCCGTTCAATCCCACGATGATGCAGTGAATTCCATTGCTGCAGGCTTCGATGGGTTAGTGTTTACAGGCTCAGCTGATGGAACGGTCAAGATTTGGAGCAGAGAGTTACAAGAGAAAGGAACCAAGCATATCTTTTCACAGACATTGCTGAAACAAGAATGTGCGGTTACGGCATTGGCTTTGGACCTTGTTGCTACAATGGTTTACTGCGGGTCATCGGATGGAGTGGTTAACTTTTGGGAAGGTGACAACCATCTCTTCCACGGTGGTGCTTTGAGAGGGCACAAACTGGCTGTTCTTTGCTTGGTAACAGCAGGGAACCTTGTGATCAGTGGATCAGCTGATATGGGGATTACCGTATGGAAAAGATCAGGGGGTGAGCATTTCTGCTTGTCCATGTTAGACGGCCATGCCGGTCCCGTTAAGTGCTTGGCAATAGAAAGAGATCCTGATGAATCAATCCCTGGTCAAGAGCGGTGGATTCTTTACAGTGGTAGCCTAGATAAGTCGGTCAAGATGTGGCGCATATCAGAACGAGCCCCGCCGATGACACAATGGCGGCAGCAGTCTTACTCATCATCGAACACCAAACATCTACCGGCCACATTGCCAGCGAATCCCGCTTTCTCTTCCCAAGGCGGAGTTGGCCAAATAAAGGAATAG
- the LOC107911079 gene encoding uncharacterized protein, protein MKTYLQAFDLWEVVNANLGPPPLRANHTIAQIWQYSDDRTKRYKAMSCLQNNVSDLIFTKIIACDTPKQAWDKFKEEFQGTKKTRQQQLINLRRDFENLKMKETETIKQYSAKIMEQRRASKQEEHHEGAFQAMRKPTSNSSSYKGKKSWADNKEKSKRDGGRRKYPSCSHCKRTTHLEAYCWIDCNFNSKVKVGNGQYIKEEGKGDVMINTPSGTKLVSNVLLVPEIDRNLLSIVQLLENGYSTVFKNKEFPISDPSEFKLMLVVMIDRIFVVDWNKETSNAYTTALDESKLWHRRMGHVNYGSLL, encoded by the exons atgaagacctacctgcaaGCATTTGACTTATGGGAGGTTGTCAATGCTAATCTTGGACCACCACCTTTGAGAGCTAACCACACAATAGCTCAGATCTGGCAATACTCTGATGATAGAACCAAGAGGTACAAGGCAATGTCATGCCTTCAAAACAATGTGTCAGACTTGATTTTCACAAAGATTATAGCCTGTGATACTCCAAAGCAGGCTTGGGACAAGTTTaaagaggagtttcaaggcactaAAAAAACAAGACAACAACAACTTATCAACTTAAGGAGGGACTTTGAAAACTTAAAAATGAAGGAGACCGAGACAATTAAGCAATATTCAGCCAAGATCATG gaacaaagaaGAGCAAGCAAACAGGAGGAGCATCATGAAGGTGCATTTCAAGCCATGAGAAAACCAACCTCGAACTCCTCTAGTTACAAAGGGAAGAAAAGTTGGGCAGACAACAAAGAGAAGTCTAAAAGAGATGGAGGAAGGAGAAAATATCCATCATGCTCTCATTGTAAAAGGACTACTCATTTAGAAGCATACTGCTG gaTCGACTGCAACTTCAACTCAAAAGTGAAAGTTGGCAATGGACAGTACATCAAGGAAGAGGGAAAAGGAGATGTGATGATTAACACTCCTTCAGGTACCAAACTTGTTTCAAATGTTCTTTTAGTACCTGAAATAGACAGAAATCTGCTAAGTATTGTTCAATTACTTGAGAATGGGTATTCGACAGTGTTCAAGAACAAAGAATTCCCGATTAGTGATCCAAGTGAATTTAAGCTTATGTTAGTAGTCATGATTGATAGGATCTTTGTTGTTGACTGGAATAAGGAAACTTCTAATGCTTATACAACTGCCTTAGATGAGTCAAAATTGTGGCATAGGAGGATGGGTCATGTCAATTATGGATCattactataa